The proteins below are encoded in one region of Halocatena salina:
- a CDS encoding methyltransferase domain-containing protein, protein MILLVYEDREYLLAPGETLETDLGVLEVPDDVSPGDTVETHLGTAFKARALRGPDLFAHFERTGAPMMPRDIGLVMGHTGVSGSDRVLDAGTGTGVLSAYLARAGATVVTYETDPDFADVARENMAVAGVEDAVDVRTGDVTEAIDDLCAGDPFDLITLDTRDAPSVIRRAPELLVSGGFVSAYVPFVEGTRNVVETARSAGFQNIETYETIQRTMDIDDRGTRPSTAGVGHTGYLVFARA, encoded by the coding sequence GTGATCCTCCTCGTTTACGAGGATCGGGAGTACCTCCTCGCACCGGGTGAGACGCTCGAAACCGACCTCGGTGTCCTGGAGGTGCCGGACGATGTCTCGCCCGGCGACACCGTCGAGACACATCTCGGCACGGCGTTTAAGGCACGCGCACTCCGTGGACCGGATCTCTTCGCGCATTTCGAGCGCACCGGGGCTCCGATGATGCCCCGCGACATCGGATTGGTGATGGGTCACACCGGCGTCAGTGGCAGCGATCGGGTGCTCGACGCCGGGACAGGGACGGGCGTGCTGAGCGCCTACCTCGCCCGGGCGGGTGCGACCGTCGTCACCTACGAAACGGATCCCGACTTCGCCGACGTCGCCCGCGAGAACATGGCGGTTGCCGGTGTCGAGGACGCCGTCGACGTTCGCACCGGGGACGTGACCGAGGCGATCGATGATCTGTGTGCCGGCGATCCGTTCGATCTCATCACACTCGACACCCGCGACGCACCCAGCGTCATCAGACGAGCGCCCGAGCTGCTCGTCTCGGGAGGATTCGTTTCCGCGTACGTTCCTTTCGTCGAAGGAACCCGAAACGTCGTCGAGACCGCCCGATCGGCTGGCTTTCAGAACATCGAAACCTACGAGACGATCCAACGAACGATGGATATCGACGACCGCGGAACCCGCCCATCGACGGCTGGCGTCGGCCACACCGGGTATCTCGTGTTCGCGCGCGCTTGA
- a CDS encoding IucA/IucC family protein has translation MNVPDTIRDEDVWITVNRRLLRKMLSEFMYEELIDPKPIESIGTESGGTRYRLSLRGGVDYRFDAERRLFDSYRVLPGTVFRRENGAWSRPDDAVKLLMDAQTHIGVSDRTLGYLVREYNNTLLADATLERRTATREDDERIVDMEYAAIEGEMTGHPWFTYNKGRVGFSYEEYLDYAPEMKRPQTLSWIAAHRDRATFSALDPIDHESLLRAELGQQYAVFADRLLEQGLDPANYYLFPVHDWQWTHSIVPFFAGEIATDAIVPVGKGLDEYLPQQSIRTVTNVDAPEKHHVKLPLRILNTNVYRGILGEQARAAPEVTAFVKDVRDHDRFLREECELLLPGEIASVCYDHPALSRLDDAPYQFHELLGCVWRESVEGMLEPTERPVTLAALFHEDIDGTPILTEFVERSPLSMESWLEELFEVLLFPLCHYLYRYGTVFMPHGTNVVLVLENGVPTRIALTDFVDEVAITDRPLPELDERLDETLRADDRYKHHILHQLPPEDLCQHIFGTLFICVLRYVSELLERQEGYDEHRFWTQVRATIERYHARFPEHRARFETFDLFKPEFTKLCLNRNRILDHGYDDYTTRPKVTGHGTVSNALYTVAERERPGKD, from the coding sequence ATGAACGTACCAGACACGATCCGAGATGAAGACGTGTGGATCACGGTGAACCGTCGGCTGCTCCGGAAAATGCTGTCGGAGTTCATGTACGAGGAGCTGATCGATCCGAAACCGATCGAATCGATCGGGACCGAGTCGGGAGGGACGCGCTACCGGCTATCGTTGCGGGGAGGCGTCGACTACCGATTCGACGCCGAACGACGGCTGTTCGACAGCTACAGGGTGCTTCCCGGCACCGTGTTTCGTCGCGAGAATGGGGCATGGAGCCGTCCGGACGACGCCGTGAAACTGCTGATGGACGCACAGACACACATCGGCGTCTCCGATCGCACGCTGGGGTATCTCGTCCGGGAGTACAACAACACGCTGCTCGCAGACGCTACTCTGGAACGTCGAACCGCCACGCGAGAGGACGACGAACGGATCGTCGACATGGAGTATGCAGCGATCGAAGGGGAGATGACCGGCCATCCGTGGTTCACGTACAACAAAGGGCGGGTCGGATTCAGCTACGAAGAGTATCTCGACTACGCGCCCGAGATGAAACGGCCACAGACGCTGTCGTGGATCGCTGCTCACCGCGACCGCGCGACGTTCTCGGCGCTCGATCCGATCGATCACGAGTCGTTGCTCCGCGCGGAACTCGGCCAACAGTACGCAGTGTTCGCTGATCGACTGCTCGAACAGGGACTCGACCCAGCGAACTACTACTTGTTCCCCGTCCACGACTGGCAGTGGACACACAGCATCGTGCCGTTTTTCGCGGGCGAGATTGCCACTGACGCCATCGTTCCGGTGGGCAAGGGACTGGACGAGTATCTCCCACAGCAGTCGATCCGAACCGTGACGAACGTCGACGCACCCGAGAAACATCACGTCAAACTCCCGCTTCGCATTCTAAACACCAACGTCTACCGAGGGATCCTTGGAGAGCAAGCTAGAGCCGCTCCAGAAGTGACGGCGTTCGTCAAAGACGTACGCGATCACGATCGATTCCTTCGCGAGGAGTGTGAGCTGTTGCTCCCGGGGGAAATCGCTAGCGTCTGTTACGACCACCCGGCGCTCTCAAGACTCGACGACGCACCCTATCAGTTCCACGAACTGCTGGGCTGTGTCTGGCGGGAAAGCGTCGAAGGGATGCTCGAACCGACCGAGCGACCAGTGACGCTGGCCGCGTTGTTCCACGAAGACATCGATGGAACGCCGATTCTCACGGAGTTCGTCGAACGCTCGCCGCTCTCGATGGAGTCGTGGCTGGAGGAACTGTTCGAAGTGCTGTTGTTTCCTTTGTGTCATTACCTCTATCGGTACGGAACCGTGTTCATGCCCCATGGGACGAACGTGGTGCTCGTGCTCGAAAACGGCGTTCCGACTCGGATCGCGCTCACAGACTTCGTTGATGAGGTTGCGATCACCGATCGGCCGCTTCCGGAACTGGACGAGCGATTGGACGAGACGCTCCGAGCGGACGATCGGTACAAACACCACATCCTCCATCAGCTCCCACCCGAAGACCTCTGTCAACACATCTTCGGAACCCTGTTCATCTGCGTGCTTAGATACGTCTCGGAGCTACTCGAACGACAAGAAGGATACGACGAACATCGGTTTTGGACGCAGGTCCGGGCGACGATCGAGAGATATCACGCTCGATTCCCCGAACACCGAGCTCGGTTCGAAACGTTCGATCTGTTCAAACCGGAGTTTACGAAACTCTGTCTCAACCGAAACCGAATCCTCGATCACGGCTACGACGATTACACCACGCGCCCGAAAGTGACCGGACACGGAACGGTGTCGAACGCGCTGTACACCGTCGCCGAGCGTGAACGACCAGGCAAGGATTAA
- a CDS encoding PUA domain-containing protein, with the protein MDGGERERLRTIADYQFGSGAGRALFPAAETLSVVRTSSGRPQQITCDGGPHEGRRIVSYGVDGRFTLGIEGGRRLFAALGRPIVRVGDESVPFVTDGKNAFAKFVRDVDDDVRPGDEVLITCAETLLAVGRAELSASAMTDFHTGVAVSVRDSFSEQAIRSEP; encoded by the coding sequence ATGGACGGGGGAGAACGCGAGCGTCTTCGGACTATTGCCGACTACCAGTTTGGAAGCGGTGCTGGGCGAGCGCTGTTTCCGGCTGCTGAGACGCTGTCGGTGGTCCGAACCTCTTCCGGGCGGCCCCAACAGATAACGTGTGACGGGGGTCCCCACGAGGGTCGACGGATCGTCTCCTACGGTGTGGACGGTCGATTCACGCTCGGGATCGAGGGTGGACGCCGGCTGTTTGCGGCGCTCGGACGGCCGATCGTGCGGGTTGGAGACGAGAGCGTTCCGTTCGTCACAGACGGGAAAAACGCGTTTGCGAAGTTCGTCCGGGACGTCGATGACGACGTCCGCCCCGGCGATGAGGTGCTCATCACGTGTGCTGAGACGCTGCTCGCCGTCGGTCGGGCTGAACTGTCTGCCAGCGCCATGACGGATTTTCACACCGGTGTCGCCGTTTCGGTTCGTGATAGTTTCTCGGAGCAAGCGATCCGATCGGAACCATAG
- the glnA2 gene encoding gamma-glutamylputrescine synthetase, with product MPTSSDIARRCETEDIDLVRLLFVTPNGVVRAQSVAADDIATAIDEGVPASKLVHAYNALGFRKKDGRFDAAGEVLLRPDPATFRTLPYADRCGGMLCDVRTLADSPWAADPRTTLSSLIETIASADLVPSVAFESEFHLLAEKEDELVPTDGRGAYATASTRDTHEFVLAVRDALADQGISVGKYYPEWGAGKHEIVLDHGPALTAADEHVLFKETVESVAATHGYQATFLPKPATHSTNGCHIHCSLWDGSNNRFAGSDGISETAASFIAGVLEHAPGLTALTAGTVNSYARLRPQVGATAFTCWGYGNREALVRVPGHAAGATDAVRIEYRAADNTANPYIALIGLLAAGLDGIKRELSPPEPLDSDPGNLSVDERDRRGIERLPTTLREALTALADDRVLRNALGAELYQTYLDVKRSHWEAFTESAATWERDRLRNVY from the coding sequence ATGCCCACGAGTTCGGACATCGCACGGCGGTGTGAGACCGAGGACATCGATCTGGTCCGGTTGCTGTTCGTCACTCCCAACGGCGTGGTCCGCGCACAATCGGTCGCTGCGGACGACATTGCAACCGCGATAGACGAGGGAGTTCCAGCGTCAAAGCTGGTACACGCGTACAACGCACTCGGCTTTAGAAAGAAAGACGGCCGGTTCGATGCCGCTGGAGAGGTGTTGCTCCGTCCGGACCCGGCGACGTTCCGGACGTTACCGTACGCGGATCGGTGTGGGGGAATGCTCTGTGACGTGCGGACGCTTGCGGACAGTCCATGGGCCGCCGACCCACGAACCACCCTCAGCTCGCTCATTGAGACGATAGCGTCGGCGGATCTCGTCCCATCAGTCGCGTTCGAAAGCGAGTTTCATCTCCTCGCCGAGAAGGAGGACGAACTCGTTCCGACGGACGGACGCGGCGCGTACGCGACCGCGTCTACCCGCGACACCCACGAGTTCGTGCTTGCTGTCCGAGACGCGCTTGCCGACCAAGGGATCTCCGTCGGGAAGTATTACCCCGAATGGGGTGCCGGGAAACACGAGATCGTCCTCGATCACGGACCGGCACTCACCGCTGCCGACGAACACGTGTTGTTCAAAGAGACCGTCGAGAGCGTCGCGGCGACCCACGGGTATCAAGCCACGTTCCTTCCCAAGCCGGCAACGCACTCGACGAACGGCTGTCACATCCACTGTTCGCTGTGGGACGGATCGAACAATCGGTTTGCCGGTTCGGACGGGATCAGTGAGACGGCAGCGTCGTTCATCGCGGGCGTACTCGAACACGCTCCCGGGCTGACGGCGTTGACGGCGGGCACGGTCAACTCGTATGCCCGGCTCCGTCCACAGGTCGGTGCCACAGCGTTCACGTGTTGGGGGTACGGTAACCGAGAGGCGTTGGTGCGGGTCCCGGGTCACGCTGCCGGTGCCACCGACGCCGTCCGCATCGAATACCGGGCCGCAGACAACACCGCGAATCCATACATCGCGTTGATAGGACTGCTCGCTGCCGGTCTCGACGGGATCAAGCGCGAGCTATCACCGCCCGAACCGCTTGACAGTGATCCCGGAAATCTATCCGTGGACGAACGGGATCGACGGGGGATCGAACGCCTTCCGACGACGCTTCGAGAGGCTCTTACCGCGTTGGCGGACGATCGCGTGTTGCGAAACGCTCTCGGAGCGGAACTGTACCAAACGTATCTCGACGTGAAACGGAGCCATTGGGAAGCGTTTACAGAAAGCGCAGCTACGTGGGAGCGCGATCGACTCAGAAACGTGTATTGA
- a CDS encoding amidohydrolase, with the protein MTDSADLIVTNAEIHTLTDPDETHEALAVRDGKIVRIGRQYEIGFLEGIDTTVIDLDGDVLLPGFIDAHTHMEQLGCRLVHADLSAADSIEEAVALLCEERERTATGWVLGYGYDESAWNEDRLLCRDDLDRVSEERPVVAFREDLHTGSLNSVALERYGSDMPVDDVRRSGGEPTGVVVEDALSVVRRDTAPGRERMHDLITAARDCAHELGVTGVHDMVRWSAAPRVYRELDRADQLELRVRINYWSDHLDALDELGTVTNHGSEFVRVGGVKSYTDGSFGGRTAQLAEPYENGATGQWVTGPEQLREIVTRANEGDHQCCVHAIGDRAVETVLDSYEATDDPSGSRHRIEHAELLSEPLLEQFAEMGVVASVQPNFLKWAREDGLYEDRIGRERTRRTNQYRALLDAGVPLAFGSDCMPLDPLFGVEQTVTAPAEQQRLTITEALRAYTAGAAYAGFDEHRLGTIEPGNCADLVALDRSPWEIAPDAIADIAVTHTIVDGRVVYS; encoded by the coding sequence ATGACCGATTCCGCAGACCTGATCGTGACCAACGCAGAGATCCACACGCTCACCGATCCCGACGAGACCCATGAAGCGCTCGCCGTCCGCGACGGGAAAATCGTCCGCATCGGGCGTCAGTATGAGATCGGCTTTCTCGAAGGGATCGACACAACGGTCATCGATCTCGATGGCGATGTACTCCTGCCGGGATTCATCGACGCCCATACGCACATGGAGCAGCTCGGCTGCCGACTCGTTCACGCGGACCTCTCGGCTGCGGATTCCATCGAGGAGGCTGTCGCGCTGTTGTGTGAGGAACGCGAGCGGACGGCGACGGGGTGGGTGCTCGGCTACGGCTACGATGAAAGCGCGTGGAATGAGGACCGACTGTTGTGCCGCGACGATCTCGATCGTGTGAGTGAGGAGCGCCCGGTCGTCGCGTTCCGCGAGGACCTCCACACGGGGAGCCTCAACTCGGTCGCCCTCGAACGCTACGGATCCGACATGCCGGTTGACGACGTTCGGCGGTCGGGAGGCGAACCGACGGGCGTCGTCGTAGAGGATGCGCTTTCGGTCGTTCGCCGCGACACCGCGCCCGGCCGTGAGCGGATGCACGATCTCATCACGGCGGCCCGGGATTGCGCCCACGAACTCGGCGTCACCGGCGTCCATGACATGGTGCGCTGGTCGGCCGCCCCACGGGTGTACCGGGAACTCGATCGGGCAGACCAACTCGAACTCCGTGTGCGTATCAACTACTGGAGCGATCACCTCGACGCACTGGACGAGCTCGGCACCGTCACGAACCACGGCAGCGAGTTCGTCCGTGTGGGTGGTGTCAAAAGCTACACGGATGGGAGTTTCGGCGGTCGAACTGCCCAACTCGCCGAGCCGTACGAAAACGGGGCCACCGGTCAGTGGGTCACGGGTCCCGAGCAGCTCCGAGAGATCGTCACGCGCGCGAATGAAGGAGACCACCAGTGTTGTGTCCACGCGATCGGTGACCGAGCCGTCGAAACGGTACTCGACAGCTACGAGGCGACCGACGATCCCAGCGGCAGCCGCCACCGTATCGAACACGCCGAACTCCTGTCGGAGCCGCTGCTCGAACAGTTCGCCGAGATGGGTGTCGTCGCCTCAGTTCAGCCGAATTTCCTCAAATGGGCACGCGAGGACGGGCTGTACGAGGACCGCATCGGCCGCGAGCGCACCCGACGGACAAATCAGTATCGCGCGCTACTCGATGCAGGAGTTCCGCTGGCGTTTGGCAGCGACTGCATGCCGCTCGATCCGCTCTTTGGCGTCGAGCAAACCGTCACGGCTCCCGCCGAACAGCAACGGCTCACCATCACCGAAGCCCTCCGGGCGTACACCGCTGGCGCGGCGTACGCCGGCTTCGACGAGCATCGGCTGGGCACCATCGAACCCGGGAACTGCGCCGATCTCGTCGCACTCGACCGGTCACCGTGGGAGATCGCTCCCGACGCGATCGCTGATATTGCGGTTACTCACACGATCGTGGACGGTCGGGTCGTCTACAGCTAA
- the nadA gene encoding quinolinate synthase NadA, with amino-acid sequence MAEMETTGFETELSLFKYDNLERLPPAYRDLSEADRTDRIEAARSELGDDVIVLGHNYQRREIVEHADFIGDSYELSKRAANADAPYVVFCGVTFMAESADIITDDDQTVILPSMEASCPMAGMAEALQVDSAWAQITDVVPDADIVPITYMNSYADLKAFCAEQGGLVCTSSNAHHAFEWALERGDKVLFLPDKHLGENTANRIGLEDSIVEWDPWDPENTTTDAEIEAADVVLWDGYCQVHERFRVDHVESVREDYPNANVIVHPECRREVVDAADVAGSTSTICETVANADPGETWAIGTEIHLTNHLQRWHPDVNVLPLCGDACMDCNAMRQIDPNYLTWVLEELVAGHERNVISVAPEETELAQVALDRMLEV; translated from the coding sequence ATGGCAGAAATGGAAACTACGGGGTTCGAGACGGAACTCAGTCTGTTCAAATACGATAACCTCGAACGCCTCCCGCCGGCGTATCGTGATCTGTCCGAGGCAGACCGGACCGATCGCATCGAGGCAGCTCGTTCAGAACTGGGTGATGACGTGATCGTTCTCGGGCACAACTATCAGCGCCGAGAGATCGTCGAACACGCCGATTTCATCGGTGACTCCTATGAGCTGAGTAAGCGCGCGGCGAACGCGGACGCGCCGTACGTGGTGTTCTGTGGGGTGACGTTCATGGCCGAAAGCGCCGACATCATCACTGACGACGATCAGACGGTGATCCTGCCGTCGATGGAGGCGTCCTGTCCGATGGCAGGGATGGCAGAGGCCTTACAAGTCGATTCGGCATGGGCACAGATCACCGATGTGGTCCCCGACGCCGACATCGTTCCGATCACGTACATGAACTCGTATGCGGACCTGAAGGCGTTCTGTGCCGAACAGGGTGGGCTAGTGTGTACCTCCTCGAACGCCCATCACGCCTTCGAGTGGGCGTTAGAACGCGGCGACAAGGTGCTGTTTCTCCCGGATAAACACCTCGGGGAGAACACAGCCAACCGGATCGGACTAGAGGACAGCATCGTGGAGTGGGACCCGTGGGATCCCGAGAACACGACCACCGACGCGGAGATCGAAGCGGCCGACGTGGTTCTCTGGGACGGCTACTGTCAAGTCCACGAACGGTTCCGCGTCGACCACGTTGAGTCGGTGCGTGAAGACTATCCCAACGCTAATGTCATCGTTCACCCCGAATGTCGCCGGGAAGTCGTGGACGCTGCCGACGTTGCGGGGAGCACGTCGACGATCTGTGAGACGGTTGCCAACGCTGACCCCGGCGAGACGTGGGCTATCGGGACGGAGATCCACCTCACCAACCACCTCCAGCGGTGGCATCCCGACGTGAACGTGTTGCCGTTGTGTGGAGATGCGTGTATGGACTGTAACGCGATGCGCCAGATCGACCCCAACTATCTGACGTGGGTGCTCGAAGAGTTGGTGGCTGGCCACGAGCGGAACGTCATTTCGGTCGCGCCCGAGGAGACGGAACTGGCACAGGTCGCACTCGATCGGATGTTGGAGGTGTGA
- a CDS encoding nascent polypeptide-associated complex protein encodes MFGGGGLDPRKMQQMMEQMGIDTSDIDAEEVIIRTADEDLVFTSPEVQRISAQGQATYQIVGEPDTRDTSDDTAEDGREAIPEDDVEIVVQRTGVSTDEAREALEAEDGDLAAAVSRLE; translated from the coding sequence ATGTTTGGTGGAGGCGGTCTCGATCCGCGCAAGATGCAACAGATGATGGAACAGATGGGAATCGACACGTCAGATATCGACGCTGAAGAGGTAATCATTCGAACGGCGGATGAGGACCTCGTCTTTACGTCGCCGGAGGTACAGCGCATTTCTGCGCAGGGCCAGGCCACGTACCAGATCGTCGGTGAACCCGATACCCGCGATACCTCAGACGACACCGCCGAGGACGGTCGTGAGGCGATTCCCGAGGACGACGTCGAGATCGTCGTCCAGCGGACGGGCGTCAGCACGGATGAGGCCCGTGAGGCACTCGAAGCCGAGGACGGTGACCTCGCGGCTGCGGTGTCCCGACTGGAGTGA
- the hmgA gene encoding hydroxymethylglutaryl-CoA reductase (NADPH) produces MSAPETLADRVLSGDLALHELEAHADADTAVEARRRLIAQETDTDLSALGAYAFDAGDAQSNIENMVGAVQIPVGVAGPLTVDGSSASGTAYLPLATTEGALVASVNRGCSAIQAAGGANARVFQSKMTRAPVFRVENVHEAGTVASWVRENEAKLAAAAAETTDHGELLDVTPYVVGDSVFLRFGYDTKDAMGMNMATIATEAACELLEEETPADLVALSGNLCSDKKPAAINAVEGRGRTVGADVVLTREQVEDRFGTTPEAIEEANTRKNLVGSAKAGSLGFNAHAANVVAAVFLATGQDAAQVVEGGNAITTVDVRGDELYASVTIASLDVGTVGGGTKLPTQNEALDILGVRGGGDPPGTNADAFAERIAVGALAGELSLLGALAADNLASAHEQLGR; encoded by the coding sequence ATGTCTGCACCAGAAACGCTCGCGGATCGTGTGCTGTCGGGTGACCTCGCGTTACACGAACTCGAAGCCCACGCGGACGCCGACACCGCGGTCGAGGCGCGCCGTCGGCTCATCGCACAAGAGACCGACACTGATCTCTCGGCGCTCGGTGCGTACGCCTTCGACGCCGGTGATGCTCAATCGAACATCGAGAACATGGTCGGCGCGGTACAGATTCCCGTCGGCGTAGCCGGGCCGCTCACCGTTGATGGGTCAAGTGCGAGCGGAACGGCGTATCTCCCGCTCGCCACCACGGAAGGCGCGCTGGTCGCCTCGGTGAACCGGGGCTGTTCGGCGATCCAGGCCGCCGGAGGGGCCAATGCCCGGGTGTTCCAGTCGAAAATGACTCGTGCCCCCGTGTTTCGTGTCGAGAACGTCCACGAAGCCGGGACGGTCGCCTCGTGGGTGCGTGAAAACGAAGCGAAACTTGCGGCGGCGGCGGCCGAGACGACCGACCACGGCGAGCTGCTAGATGTGACGCCGTACGTCGTCGGCGATTCAGTGTTTCTCCGGTTTGGCTACGACACCAAAGACGCGATGGGAATGAACATGGCCACCATCGCAACGGAAGCGGCCTGTGAGCTACTTGAAGAAGAAACTCCCGCAGATCTGGTAGCACTCTCGGGCAACCTCTGCTCAGACAAAAAGCCCGCTGCGATCAACGCGGTCGAGGGTCGGGGCCGCACGGTCGGCGCGGACGTCGTGCTCACCCGCGAGCAGGTCGAAGACCGGTTCGGCACGACGCCGGAAGCGATCGAAGAAGCCAACACCCGCAAAAACCTCGTCGGCAGCGCCAAGGCGGGGAGTTTGGGATTCAACGCCCACGCCGCAAACGTCGTTGCCGCCGTGTTCCTCGCAACCGGACAGGACGCTGCTCAGGTCGTAGAGGGTGGCAACGCCATCACGACCGTCGACGTGCGCGGAGACGAACTGTACGCGAGTGTGACGATCGCCAGCCTCGACGTCGGGACAGTCGGCGGCGGAACGAAGCTACCGACTCAGAACGAAGCACTCGACATCCTCGGCGTGCGCGGTGGCGGGGATCCCCCCGGAACGAACGCCGACGCGTTCGCAGAACGCATTGCTGTGGGCGCGCTCGCGGGTGAGCTCTCGTTGCTCGGCGCGCTCGCCGCCGACAACCTCGCGTCCGCCCACGAACAGCTCGGACGGTAA
- a CDS encoding DUF7333 family protein — protein MEFDQPKAIGSFVILLVVLLGGTFTSPMPTNVSAMVSVGLIVFGVLTFYIGVKHGEFRATR, from the coding sequence ATGGAATTCGATCAGCCCAAAGCGATCGGATCGTTCGTCATACTACTGGTCGTCCTACTCGGTGGGACGTTCACCAGTCCGATGCCGACCAACGTCTCGGCGATGGTCAGTGTCGGCCTCATCGTCTTCGGTGTTCTCACCTTCTATATCGGCGTCAAACACGGGGAGTTCCGCGCGACGCGTTAA
- a CDS encoding aldo/keto reductase, which yields MSEESNLTPESVDTTNGMPMLGLGTWQNDDPDQCVETVSTALEMGYRYIDTAQAYDNETSVGEGIRSSAVDRDEVFLATKLWYDQLDRDTIVESTQASLDRLSVDSVDLLYPHWPAGSYDAEATMDGFAELVDTGAIERVGLSNFTPELIEEARSVSDVPIFALQVECHPLFQQERLREYCADAGIELVAYSPLARGAVFDVPEIEEVARKHGVSEAQVSLAWLNEHGITAIPKATGPDHLRDNLGAATLDLDPADVQTIDDIDRKERQINPSFAPDSW from the coding sequence ATGTCTGAGGAATCGAATCTCACCCCCGAGAGCGTCGACACCACCAACGGGATGCCGATGCTCGGACTGGGCACCTGGCAGAACGACGATCCCGACCAGTGTGTCGAGACCGTCAGTACGGCCTTAGAGATGGGCTACCGATACATCGATACCGCTCAGGCCTACGACAACGAGACGAGCGTCGGCGAAGGGATTCGATCGTCGGCCGTCGATCGAGACGAGGTGTTCCTTGCAACGAAACTCTGGTATGACCAACTCGACCGCGATACCATCGTCGAATCGACCCAAGCTAGTCTCGATCGACTCAGTGTTGATTCGGTCGATCTGTTGTACCCCCATTGGCCTGCCGGATCGTACGATGCCGAGGCAACCATGGACGGATTCGCTGAACTCGTCGATACCGGGGCGATCGAACGGGTTGGCCTGAGCAACTTCACCCCTGAACTGATCGAGGAGGCTCGTTCGGTCTCCGACGTGCCGATCTTCGCCCTTCAGGTCGAGTGTCATCCCCTGTTCCAGCAAGAACGGCTGCGGGAGTACTGTGCGGACGCCGGTATCGAACTCGTCGCGTACTCACCGCTCGCCCGTGGAGCCGTGTTTGACGTTCCCGAAATCGAGGAAGTGGCACGGAAACACGGCGTCAGCGAAGCCCAAGTGAGCCTCGCGTGGTTGAACGAACACGGGATTACCGCCATCCCCAAAGCGACCGGCCCGGACCACCTCCGCGACAACCTAGGGGCAGCCACGCTCGATCTCGATCCTGCGGACGTCCAAACCATCGACGACATCGACCGAAAAGAGCGACAGATCAATCCTTCGTTCGCTCCCGATAGCTGGTAA